Proteins encoded within one genomic window of Gadus chalcogrammus isolate NIFS_2021 chromosome 6, NIFS_Gcha_1.0, whole genome shotgun sequence:
- the ark2cb gene encoding E3 ubiquitin-protein ligase RNF165 → MVLVHVGYLVLPVFGSVRNRGSHFNRQQQQQQQQHSHATSCRHFQLGPQAPLPMDFPMPHPGQPQSGINPHLAPPGHQHGPPLHAPLNPLPAPQFQDISAPPFLPQALHQQYLLQQQLLEAQHRHILPPSRRTPERVAHQTHRLRPGYEFAPPLHVTPQPVLQQPRYLAEGTDWDLSVDAGMPPHQYHLHPLPQHYQHYLTSPRMHHFPRNNASTQVVVHEIRNYPYPQLHLLALQSLNPSRHASAVRESYEELLQLEDRLGSVNRGAVQTTIERFTFPHKYKKRIPQDLKMCLEDEELDTDEKCTICLSMLEDAEDVRRLPCMHLFHQGCVDQWLATSRKCPICRVDIETQLSADS, encoded by the exons GATCCCATTTCAaccggcaacagcagcagcagcaacagcagcacagCCATGCTACCTCTTGCCGGCACTTCCAGCTAGGCCCTCAGGCCCCGCTCCCCATGGACTTCCCCATGCCCCACCCCGGGCAGCCCCAGTCAGGCATTAACCCCCACCTCGCCCCACCGGGCCACCAGCATGGCCCCCCTCTCCACGCACCCCTCAACCCCCTGCCAGCGCCCCAGTTCCAGGATATCTCCGCCCCCCCCTTCCTACCTCAGGCATTACACCAGCAATacctcctgcagcagcagctcttGGAGGCCCAGCACCGACACATCCTGCCGCCATCCAG ACGCACCCCAGAGAGAGTTGCCCACCAGACCCACAGACTGAGACCAGGGTATGAGTTCGCCCCCCCTCTCCATGTCACCCCTCAGCCTGTGCTCCAGCAGCCCCGTTACCTGGCCGAAGGGACAGACTG GGATCTGAGTGTGGATGCCGGGATGCCCCCCCACCAGTACCACCTCCATCCACTGCCACAGCACTATCAGCACTACCTAACCTCTCCCCGGATGCACCACTTCCCCAGGAACAATGCCTCAACACAAGTg GTCGTCCACGAGATCCGGAACTACCCGTACCCACAGCTCCACCTGCTGGCTCTGCAGAGCCTCAACCCCTCCCGCCACGCTTCAGCGGTGAGAGAGAGCTATGAG GAGCTCCTGCAGCTGGAGGACCGGCTGGGCAGCGTGAACCGCGGGGCTGTCCAGACCACCATAGAGAGGTTCACCTTCCCACACAAGTATAAGAAG AGAATACCACAGGACCTGAAGATGTGTCTTGAGGACGAGGAGCTGGACACGGACGAGAAGTGCACCATCTGTCTGTCCATGCTGGAGGACGCAGAGGACGTCAG GAGATTACCCTGCATGCACCTCTTCCACCAGGGGTGCGTGGACCAGTGGCTGGCCACCAGCAGGAAGTGCCCCATCTGCAGAGTGGACATTGAGACCCAGCTGTCCGCCGACAGTTGA